The following are encoded in a window of Ferviditalea candida genomic DNA:
- a CDS encoding proton-conducting transporter transmembrane domain-containing protein — protein sequence METETWLLAGFVFLILALAVFVSGRSPILRKSGWWMSAAGCLAVGIAAITVLLKGQTMANKLWEVAPGVELVLTVDAKSAFFLAVMAMTSFPVSLYAASYYRDKAGIRVHGALFVLFLAAMTMVFIAGNGWTFLIAWETMSLLSFGLVVFDHEKSSVRRAGFIYAVMTHFGTLFLMIGFAFMYAWTGSFDFQEWSAVGSGIAAWKMSLIFLLAFIGFGTKAGIVPLHVWLPKAHPAAPAPVSALMSALMIKAGLYGIVRVVWDWFQGGEVWWGGVLLIIGMVTGLMGALYGTIQNDMKQLLAYSSVENMGILFMLLGTAVISASFGSEAVSMLAAAGFFLHVLNHAVFKALLFLGVGSVQHGAGTVQLNRLGGLIRTMPLTSGLFLAGAAGLAAIPMFSGFVGEWIGFQSFLGGIMAWPAVWKGFAVAAAAALAMIGAIAAAGMMKAFGIAFLGKPRTEQSANSHEAPSGMLIGMSLLSAGVLLGGLFPSMIWNWIKPAAVGWISGGSVGIPGLREWVWSTDLTKGTAGLTGTGSIAVASYALAALFVAVLVPALVRIFFGPSRIVKEETWGCGHSLNEKMEYTATSLTYPLLMFFSWFFQPQRVVIKSLVRGKDAGIVTVQTEIRRLIEQGVYAPLIRMAIGISSKAREIQNGRIQLYLAYVFATILVLLVVYTLR from the coding sequence GGCGCTCGCCGATTCTCCGGAAATCGGGATGGTGGATGAGTGCGGCCGGCTGTTTAGCAGTGGGTATTGCTGCTATAACGGTTCTGCTGAAGGGACAAACGATGGCAAATAAGCTCTGGGAGGTGGCGCCAGGTGTAGAACTGGTGTTGACTGTTGATGCCAAGAGCGCTTTTTTCCTTGCAGTTATGGCGATGACCTCGTTTCCTGTGAGTCTATATGCGGCAAGTTATTATCGGGATAAAGCGGGAATCCGGGTGCATGGCGCGCTGTTTGTCCTGTTTCTTGCCGCTATGACCATGGTTTTTATTGCAGGAAATGGATGGACTTTTCTGATAGCTTGGGAGACCATGTCGCTGTTATCCTTTGGATTAGTCGTTTTTGATCATGAGAAGTCCTCCGTCCGACGTGCGGGCTTTATTTATGCGGTGATGACCCACTTCGGAACCTTGTTTTTGATGATTGGTTTCGCTTTCATGTATGCGTGGACGGGCTCGTTTGATTTTCAGGAATGGTCGGCTGTCGGAAGCGGGATTGCAGCCTGGAAGATGAGCCTGATTTTTTTGCTGGCGTTCATCGGATTTGGAACGAAAGCGGGAATTGTTCCATTGCATGTATGGCTGCCGAAAGCGCATCCCGCCGCACCTGCGCCGGTTTCCGCCCTAATGTCGGCATTGATGATAAAGGCTGGGCTGTACGGGATCGTTCGGGTGGTCTGGGACTGGTTTCAAGGGGGAGAGGTCTGGTGGGGCGGCGTCCTCTTGATCATCGGAATGGTTACCGGCCTCATGGGCGCCTTATACGGAACGATCCAGAATGATATGAAGCAGTTGTTGGCATACAGCAGTGTGGAGAATATGGGGATCTTGTTCATGCTTTTGGGTACGGCCGTGATCTCCGCTTCTTTTGGCTCGGAGGCGGTATCCATGCTGGCGGCTGCGGGATTTTTTCTGCATGTGTTGAATCATGCCGTATTCAAAGCCCTGCTTTTTCTTGGCGTCGGATCGGTGCAGCATGGAGCCGGCACAGTACAATTGAACCGGCTGGGCGGATTGATCCGGACGATGCCGTTGACATCGGGGCTATTTCTTGCGGGTGCTGCGGGGTTGGCCGCCATTCCGATGTTCAGCGGATTTGTCGGGGAGTGGATCGGTTTCCAATCATTTCTCGGCGGTATCATGGCTTGGCCCGCCGTATGGAAAGGTTTTGCCGTTGCCGCCGCGGCCGCGCTTGCCATGATTGGAGCGATTGCCGCTGCCGGCATGATGAAGGCATTTGGGATCGCTTTTTTGGGCAAGCCCCGTACTGAACAATCCGCGAATTCTCATGAAGCTCCGTCGGGAATGCTCATTGGCATGTCTCTGTTGTCTGCGGGCGTGCTGCTGGGAGGACTTTTTCCCTCGATGATTTGGAATTGGATCAAACCGGCTGCTGTCGGCTGGATTTCGGGAGGTTCCGTTGGAATTCCCGGACTTCGCGAATGGGTTTGGAGCACTGACTTGACAAAGGGAACAGCGGGATTGACGGGAACGGGCTCCATAGCCGTTGCTTCCTATGCGCTTGCAGCGCTGTTCGTTGCGGTTCTTGTCCCGGCGCTTGTTCGAATATTTTTTGGTCCTTCCCGCATCGTAAAAGAGGAGACGTGGGGCTGCGGGCATTCGTTGAATGAAAAGATGGAATACACCGCCACTTCCTTGACCTATCCCTTGCTCATGTTCTTCAGCTGGTTTTTTCAGCCTCAGCGGGTTGTGATCAAATCGTTGGTCCGGGGCAAGGATGCGGGAATCGTCACGGTACAAACCGAGATCCGCCGCTTGATTGAGCAGGGAGTCTATGCGCCGCTCATCCGCATGGCCATTGGAATCTCCAGTAAGGCGAGAGAGATTCAGAACGGGCGAATTCAATTGTATCTGGCTTATGTATTCGCCACGATTCTCGTGCTTTTGGTCGTTTATACATTGCGGTAA